A window of Ptychodera flava strain L36383 chromosome 1, AS_Pfla_20210202, whole genome shotgun sequence contains these coding sequences:
- the LOC139136775 gene encoding immunoglobulin A1 protease autotransporter-like yields MNGNHSDKEEDFRIPDALDALFRNTEQTYEEFLNSFTTLTAEDVAGFHLRNAERLNSATAQTQDTGTSTAVNLTDDDKIQTLQSSDDLQEEVLEEGTRAPTFLMRTPDTTGGTLLKVDNFVEDEGAVSSSEDSDELNSDTDIPYQPSCLGEGKQTRTDAEKVHGKTLNDNESKTSDSSAQEGEPINPVTGQRMSNQDNTRVLNISEMKTSETSVDTEAVFGEETVDTEKSIDERKLELSNLENVTQVDSDTESHEVRPLPGEAEDIPPSPTQCQMTKQTLLEMASTSLRETSGQHAAITEEVSNDDVQPFSLHEDFDYDNVTC; encoded by the exons atgaATGGAAACCATAGTGACAAGGAAGAAGATTTCAGGATACCAGATGCATTGGATGCATTATTCAGGAATACTGAACAAACTTATGAAGAATTCCTGAACTCATTCACAACACTGACTGCAG AGGATGTTGCAGGATTTCATCTCCGCAATGCTGAGAGACTCAATAGTGCAACTGCACAAACACAGGATACAGGGACATCAACTGCAGTGAATCTGACAGATGATGATAAAATACAGACTTTGCAGTCAAGTGACGATTTGCAGGAGGAG GTGTTAGAAGAAGGGACTAGAGCACCAACATTCCTGATGAGGACACCAGACACAACTGGAGGAACGTTACTGAAG GTGGACAATTTTGTGGAAGATGAGGGCGCTGTCAGCAGCAGTGAAGACAGTGATGAGTTGAACAGCGACACAGACATTCCATATCAACCTTCATGTCTTGGTGAGGGAAAACAAACAAGGACAGACGCTGAAAAAGTGCATGGTAAAACTTTGAACGATAATGAATCAAAGACTTCTGACAGCTCTGCACAGGAAGGTGAACCGATAAACCCAGTAACTGGACAAAGAATGTCCAATCAGGATAACACAAGAGTACTAAACATATCAGAAAtgaaaacttctgaaacttcAGTAGACACTGAAGCAGTGTTTGGTGAAGAGACAGTGGATACTGAGAAAAGTATTGATGAAAGGAAATTAGAGTTGTCAAACTTGGAAAATGTCACGCAGGTTGACAGTGATACAG AAAGCCATGAAGTCAGACCTCTACCAGGAGAGGCAGAGGACATTCCACCAAGCCCCACACAATGCCAAATGAcgaagcaaactttgttggaaatgGCAAGTACTTCACTCAGAGAAACATCAGGGCAACATGCAGCCATCACTGAAGAG GTCTCAAATGATGATGTACAGCCATTTTCACTACATGAAGATTTTGATTATGATAATGTAACTTGTTGA